The Fimbriimonas ginsengisoli Gsoil 348 genome window below encodes:
- a CDS encoding DUF1003 domain-containing protein yields the protein MRNRLSDEERQRIRDEMMECRNPRLADVIERNIGIIEVLRRESEANRTTQDRIADVITNWSGSMMFVYVHIVWFGIWLVLNLNFVPGLKAFDPFPFSFLTMVVSLEAIFLSTFVLVSQNKQGELSSQREALDLQINLLAEYEITRMLRLVDKMAEKMGIEDAYDEEIDQLTLPVAPDVVLQEIEARSRQV from the coding sequence ATGAGAAATAGACTTTCCGACGAAGAGCGGCAGCGAATCCGCGATGAGATGATGGAGTGCCGTAACCCTCGCCTAGCCGACGTTATTGAACGGAATATCGGAATAATCGAGGTTCTGCGCCGTGAGTCGGAAGCTAATCGGACAACTCAGGACCGAATCGCGGACGTCATCACCAACTGGTCGGGCAGCATGATGTTTGTCTATGTCCACATCGTCTGGTTCGGGATCTGGCTCGTTCTCAACCTGAACTTCGTTCCGGGGCTAAAGGCGTTTGATCCATTCCCGTTCTCGTTTCTTACGATGGTGGTTTCTCTGGAGGCGATCTTCCTATCGACGTTCGTCTTGGTCAGTCAAAACAAGCAGGGGGAGCTGAGCAGCCAGCGAGAAGCGCTCGACCTTCAGATCAACCTGCTGGCCGAGTACGAGATCACCCGAATGTTACGGCTCGTGGACAAAATGGCGGAGAAAATGGGGATTGAGGACGCCTACGATGAGGAGATCGACCAGCTTACGCTGCCCGTCGCTCCCGACGTCGTGCTGCAGGAGATCGAGGCGCGGTCTCGCCAAGTGTAA
- a CDS encoding GNAT family N-acetyltransferase produces MITARTPDRSTARRVALPALADELRCRVVETESQFLALESDWRSIGAKAPASSSMAAWPWLVAWWETLGRRCPSTGLVGRPFVIVMEDAGEVVAIYPFVWHVEPSWSLRLRRLRPMGYAGHLEPSGLTEEPLTAVLPGFEERGRRAVVELVQRLVAQGRWDCAIVRQLEKEAQTESSNGQPVIRVKVKTGPQKLVLPSDWQAFRKGLSKSMRDNLNYYPRLLTRAGHSYEVRVHTSPGEMDAAVGGLVELHKERVWSECRNGHRDYFPEPTQEEMLRRALRGMAAEGLGYVATLLVDGREVASQAFLETDGRVTMHYSGFDPEFAKFSPLLVLQAEVLKQAMARGVRQVNLLYGSAQWQKRWGAEPVEAETRTLILSRRTMPLMRAALYAVKKEAIATLKRRGFSQWRGRAAVAASGLASAGVDLHLLAIRTATSPALVHHLVRVHR; encoded by the coding sequence ATGATAACGGCAAGAACCCCGGATCGGTCGACCGCGCGTCGCGTAGCTCTGCCCGCATTGGCGGACGAACTGCGGTGTCGGGTCGTCGAGACGGAATCTCAGTTTCTTGCCCTCGAGTCCGATTGGCGGTCGATCGGAGCGAAGGCCCCGGCGTCGAGCTCGATGGCCGCATGGCCTTGGCTGGTCGCCTGGTGGGAGACGCTGGGGAGGCGCTGTCCCAGCACGGGCCTCGTCGGCCGTCCCTTCGTGATCGTAATGGAGGATGCCGGCGAGGTGGTGGCAATCTACCCGTTCGTCTGGCATGTCGAGCCGTCTTGGAGCCTACGCCTCCGGCGTTTGCGTCCGATGGGATATGCGGGCCATCTGGAGCCCTCCGGCCTTACGGAGGAGCCGCTGACTGCGGTGTTGCCGGGATTTGAGGAGCGAGGACGGCGAGCCGTGGTCGAGCTCGTTCAGCGGCTTGTGGCGCAGGGGCGTTGGGATTGCGCGATCGTTCGGCAATTGGAGAAGGAAGCCCAAACCGAGTCTTCAAACGGGCAACCGGTTATCCGCGTGAAGGTAAAGACCGGGCCCCAGAAGCTCGTTTTACCGTCCGACTGGCAGGCGTTCCGAAAGGGGCTTTCGAAGTCGATGCGCGATAACCTCAACTATTACCCGCGGCTCCTGACCCGTGCGGGCCATTCCTACGAGGTGAGGGTACACACGTCTCCCGGCGAGATGGATGCGGCCGTTGGAGGGCTCGTGGAGCTTCACAAGGAGCGAGTTTGGAGCGAGTGCCGAAACGGGCATCGCGATTATTTTCCGGAGCCGACTCAGGAGGAGATGCTGCGGCGCGCGCTTCGCGGAATGGCGGCGGAGGGGTTAGGTTACGTCGCCACGCTTCTCGTGGACGGACGAGAAGTAGCATCGCAGGCGTTTTTGGAAACCGATGGGCGAGTGACTATGCACTACTCGGGGTTCGATCCGGAGTTCGCCAAGTTCTCGCCGCTGCTGGTGCTGCAGGCCGAGGTTTTAAAGCAGGCGATGGCACGTGGGGTTCGGCAGGTCAATTTGCTTTACGGTAGCGCACAGTGGCAAAAACGGTGGGGAGCAGAGCCGGTGGAAGCCGAGACCCGGACGCTCATCCTGTCGCGCCGGACGATGCCGCTGATGCGCGCCGCGCTATACGCGGTGAAAAAGGAAGCGATTGCAACCCTGAAACGTCGAGGCTTCTCCCAGTGGCGGGGCCGTGCGGCGGTAGCCGCCAGCGGGTTGGCCAGTGCGGGGGTAGATCTTCACCTTCTCGCGATCCGAACGGCGACCTCGCCGGCACTCGTTCACCACCTCGTCCGCGTGCATCGGTAA
- a CDS encoding Gfo/Idh/MocA family protein — MGKLRIGIVGRRGTAHVAGFRAHPSAEVVAICDLDPRRVESEAAAHDIPLRFTSFDEMLERVDAVFVATPMQLHAEQVVQSLGAGKHVLSEVTACVSLEECWAIRDAVLASGKTYMMAENYGYRREAVLVCEMARHGLFGELYYGEGEYLHDMKPYHHLADGTPSWRYRWQVGQPGNTYPTHSLGPVMQWFKAVDPSERVESVLCVGSGRYSDPEHPHDDTTNTLLRLSSGKQIRLRLDMMSNRPHQMTYYALQGTHGVYEASRQQGGPSQVWIGKNPPPGPVKDEHREWRPLSDFEALLPDWWLDLSTEAERSGHGGGDFFVAYSFVDAVVEQRPASIDLYDGLEWTAAGLCSQISIARGGEWIKLPDFRSQAA; from the coding sequence ATGGGCAAGCTTCGCATCGGCATCGTGGGCCGTCGTGGAACGGCGCACGTGGCCGGTTTTCGGGCGCATCCCAGCGCGGAAGTAGTCGCAATTTGCGACCTCGATCCGCGGCGCGTCGAATCCGAAGCGGCCGCCCATGATATTCCGCTGCGATTTACAAGTTTCGACGAAATGCTCGAGAGGGTTGACGCGGTGTTCGTCGCGACTCCGATGCAGCTTCACGCCGAACAGGTCGTTCAGTCTCTTGGCGCGGGCAAGCATGTCCTGAGCGAGGTAACCGCTTGCGTCTCACTGGAAGAGTGTTGGGCCATCCGCGACGCCGTGCTCGCCAGCGGCAAGACGTACATGATGGCGGAGAACTACGGTTACCGGCGGGAAGCCGTGCTGGTTTGCGAAATGGCCCGTCACGGCTTGTTCGGCGAGCTTTACTACGGCGAAGGGGAATACCTCCACGACATGAAGCCATACCATCACCTTGCCGACGGGACTCCGTCGTGGAGGTATCGCTGGCAGGTCGGCCAGCCGGGAAACACCTACCCGACCCACAGCCTGGGACCGGTAATGCAGTGGTTTAAAGCGGTCGATCCGTCGGAGCGGGTGGAGAGCGTGCTGTGTGTTGGCTCCGGGCGGTACAGCGACCCGGAGCATCCGCACGACGACACGACGAATACGCTCCTGAGATTGTCGAGTGGGAAGCAGATTCGCCTTCGGCTGGACATGATGTCGAACCGCCCACACCAGATGACTTATTACGCGCTCCAAGGGACTCACGGCGTATATGAGGCGTCGCGTCAGCAGGGAGGGCCAAGCCAGGTGTGGATAGGGAAGAACCCGCCACCCGGGCCGGTCAAGGACGAACACAGAGAATGGCGGCCGCTGTCCGACTTCGAGGCGCTCTTGCCAGACTGGTGGCTTGATCTGTCGACCGAGGCGGAACGCTCGGGGCATGGCGGGGGCGACTTTTTCGTCGCTTACAGCTTCGTGGACGCGGTGGTCGAACAACGTCCGGCGTCGATCGATCTGTACGATGGCTTGGAGTGGACGGCCGCCGGCCTGTGCTCGCAAATTTCGATCGCCAGGGGAGGCGAATGGATCAAGCTCCCGGACTTTCGGTCGCAAGCGGCCTAG
- the msrB gene encoding peptide-methionine (R)-S-oxide reductase MsrB produces the protein MAEMPKTNEEWRGILEPMRYHVLREKGTERAFTGEYWNHKEKGVYRCAGCGAELFDSSAKFDSRCGWPSFYEALDPEKVEEHVDLTHGMRRVEVTCKQCGGHLGHIFPDAPQTPTGMRYCINSASLEFDPAS, from the coding sequence ATGGCCGAAATGCCGAAAACGAACGAAGAATGGCGCGGAATCTTGGAGCCGATGCGGTACCACGTGCTGCGCGAAAAAGGGACCGAACGGGCCTTCACCGGCGAATACTGGAACCACAAAGAGAAGGGGGTCTACCGGTGCGCCGGATGCGGCGCCGAGCTGTTCGATTCCTCTGCTAAGTTCGACTCTCGATGCGGCTGGCCGAGTTTTTATGAGGCGCTCGACCCAGAGAAGGTAGAGGAGCACGTGGACCTGACGCACGGCATGCGGCGCGTCGAAGTCACCTGCAAACAGTGCGGCGGCCACCTCGGCCACATCTTCCCCGACGCCCCCCAGACGCCAACCGGCATGCGCTACTGCATCAACTCCGCCTCGCTAGAGTTCGATCCGGCGTCGTAA
- a CDS encoding DUF5658 family protein — protein sequence MVRNAVALERRDVRPLVLPETLLLATICFADMIQTLVVVGSGKAVEANPVLARAMAYSPWAFVALKMVSFIAPLAAVELLRHRSPNFIRLALRIGAIGYLVVYIVGSLHINHVLQLPW from the coding sequence GTGGTGAGAAATGCAGTTGCACTCGAGCGACGGGATGTCCGGCCGTTGGTTTTGCCAGAAACGCTTCTTCTCGCGACAATCTGTTTTGCGGACATGATCCAGACGCTGGTCGTCGTTGGATCGGGAAAAGCCGTCGAGGCGAACCCGGTTCTTGCTCGTGCGATGGCTTACAGCCCTTGGGCTTTCGTGGCTCTCAAGATGGTGTCGTTCATTGCGCCGCTGGCCGCCGTCGAGCTGCTTCGGCACCGAAGCCCGAATTTCATTAGATTGGCGCTACGCATCGGCGCGATCGGATACCTCGTCGTCTACATCGTCGGTTCTCTACATATCAACCATGTTCTGCAGCTACCATGGTAA
- a CDS encoding response regulator, which yields MEKIRVLVAEDDGTLRRSLVELLRLEADLTVVSEVPDGMQAIAEAMVVRPDVLLMDIEMPRKNGIDATREIRSKLPDAQVVILTKFGDDENVFSAIKAGAVGYVLKDAGLDAIAGAVRAAKSGEGFLSPALVSRVMNEFSRLSKSALHNRQLFTELSRREVEVLECLAAGMKNAAIADKLCLSEKTVKSHVGAILRKLHVNDRVEAGLLAQKSGIAPT from the coding sequence GTGGAAAAGATTCGCGTGTTGGTGGCGGAGGACGATGGGACGTTGCGGCGGTCGCTGGTGGAGCTCCTTCGGCTCGAGGCGGATCTCACGGTCGTCTCGGAAGTGCCGGACGGGATGCAGGCGATCGCGGAGGCGATGGTGGTGCGGCCGGACGTGCTGCTCATGGATATCGAGATGCCACGCAAGAATGGGATCGATGCCACCCGGGAGATTCGTTCGAAGCTGCCGGATGCTCAGGTCGTTATCCTCACCAAATTCGGGGACGACGAAAACGTCTTCTCCGCGATCAAGGCCGGGGCCGTCGGCTATGTGTTGAAGGACGCCGGTTTGGATGCCATCGCGGGTGCGGTACGGGCGGCAAAAAGCGGCGAGGGGTTCTTGAGCCCGGCACTGGTATCTCGCGTCATGAACGAGTTCTCGCGGCTCTCGAAGTCGGCCCTGCACAACCGTCAACTGTTTACCGAGCTAAGCCGGCGCGAGGTCGAAGTTTTGGAATGTCTGGCTGCGGGAATGAAGAACGCGGCGATCGCGGACAAGCTTTGCCTTAGCGAAAAGACGGTGAAGAGCCACGTCGGCGCCATTTTGAGAAAGCTGCACGTGAACGATCGGGTCGAGGCGGGGCTCCTGGCTCAGAAGAGCGGCATCGCGCCAACGTAG
- a CDS encoding sensor histidine kinase yields MRPLGIRLSSRRAQHLVFLAHVWACAPFLVFWMLDMHIRAVIGPEAVAILRPVIGLTLVYLAVRTVIAWRDPDWLPWQYVFPPVDVALVSAILFLSHRGPMSNITLLFFLPMIQASGSLNVRWAAAVGFMVVIGTAVSTFGANEIVPADLPRSTRELLQQDPLNVTFRIYFLIVLSSLMAYQSLIAAGLKEKLGVAADRNRIAMDMHDGVQGHLIALSSQLELMARVAPKDGVRAAELAEEGRESARQAADELRFLVQRLRAPALEDGFVPALRQYAHNLCERHGLRLDFQVVGKEVPLEPEVENALFRIAQESITNVVKHAGAAQVTVSVAFQGMSAELVVQDDGQGFGVVREGVGLIGIRERAARAGGAAEVTSSPGGGTRVKASFT; encoded by the coding sequence GTGAGGCCGCTTGGTATTCGGCTGTCTTCCCGGCGGGCGCAGCATTTGGTGTTCCTCGCGCACGTTTGGGCGTGCGCGCCGTTTCTCGTTTTCTGGATGCTGGACATGCACATCCGGGCGGTGATTGGGCCCGAGGCGGTGGCGATCTTGCGTCCAGTGATCGGGCTTACGCTGGTTTACTTGGCGGTTCGGACGGTGATCGCCTGGCGCGACCCGGATTGGCTGCCGTGGCAGTATGTATTTCCCCCGGTCGACGTTGCCCTCGTCAGCGCGATTCTCTTCCTTAGCCATCGAGGACCGATGAGCAATATCACTTTGCTCTTCTTCTTGCCAATGATCCAGGCGTCGGGCTCGCTGAACGTTCGTTGGGCGGCCGCGGTGGGGTTCATGGTCGTCATCGGAACCGCGGTGTCGACTTTTGGGGCGAACGAGATCGTGCCCGCGGATTTACCCCGGTCGACTCGCGAGCTGCTTCAACAAGACCCGCTCAACGTCACTTTCCGGATTTACTTCCTGATCGTCTTGTCTAGCTTAATGGCGTATCAGTCGCTGATCGCGGCGGGTCTTAAGGAGAAGTTGGGCGTGGCGGCAGACCGGAATCGGATCGCGATGGATATGCACGACGGCGTGCAGGGGCACCTCATCGCGCTCTCGTCGCAGCTCGAGCTGATGGCAAGGGTAGCGCCGAAGGATGGCGTTCGGGCGGCGGAGCTGGCGGAAGAGGGAAGAGAATCGGCCCGCCAGGCGGCGGACGAGCTGCGGTTCCTGGTTCAGCGCCTACGAGCCCCGGCTTTGGAAGACGGATTCGTTCCCGCGTTGCGCCAGTACGCGCACAACCTTTGCGAGCGGCACGGTTTACGGCTCGATTTCCAGGTGGTTGGGAAGGAGGTGCCTCTGGAGCCGGAGGTCGAGAACGCCCTGTTCCGGATCGCTCAGGAGTCGATTACCAATGTGGTGAAGCACGCCGGCGCAGCTCAGGTGACGGTGAGCGTTGCCTTTCAAGGAATGAGCGCGGAGCTCGTCGTCCAAGACGATGGCCAGGGGTTCGGCGTCGTCCGCGAGGGGGTCGGCCTGATTGGGATCCGCGAGCGCGCCGCCCGGGCCGGTGGCGCGGCGGAGGTCACCTCCTCTCCTGGTGGGGGGACTCGGGTGAAGGCTAGCTTTACTTAG